The following proteins are co-located in the Fluviispira sanaruensis genome:
- a CDS encoding DNA-processing protein DprA yields the protein MENSIFENLQSCAISPSLEIGSYEALWDQSEKMGFAKLAKMFASGAMFPSHFIATEVAEKYYAEVMKRVQNANLNQFGVRIRGTLDYKPSFLEACEPLEVIYYEGLWDLVYTPSVAIVGTRHPSEEGIRRAKKLTQGLIEKGYTIVSGLAAGIDTAAHSTALEYGGKTIAVIGTPLSEVYPKENKDLFARIAKDHLIISQVPFIKYEKQNIKTKRLYFPERNKTMSALTKATVIVEAGETSGTLVQARAALKQKRKLFILQNNFDNPRLTWPKRMEEKGAIRVKDFNDLWVHLEY from the coding sequence ATGGAAAATAGCATATTCGAAAATTTACAAAGCTGCGCTATCAGCCCAAGCCTTGAAATCGGAAGCTATGAGGCCCTTTGGGATCAATCCGAAAAAATGGGTTTTGCAAAGCTGGCAAAAATGTTTGCTAGCGGGGCTATGTTTCCTTCACATTTTATCGCTACTGAAGTTGCCGAAAAATATTACGCAGAAGTTATGAAACGCGTTCAAAATGCGAACCTCAATCAGTTTGGGGTGCGTATCCGTGGAACATTAGATTATAAGCCTTCATTTTTAGAGGCGTGTGAACCACTTGAAGTGATTTATTATGAAGGGCTGTGGGATCTGGTTTATACGCCTTCTGTAGCAATCGTAGGGACAAGGCACCCAAGTGAAGAAGGTATTAGGAGAGCAAAAAAACTCACACAAGGTCTCATTGAAAAAGGATATACAATTGTATCAGGGCTTGCTGCTGGCATAGACACGGCTGCACATAGCACTGCCCTTGAATATGGAGGCAAGACAATTGCTGTAATTGGCACTCCTTTAAGTGAAGTCTATCCAAAAGAAAACAAAGATCTGTTTGCTAGGATTGCTAAAGATCACCTTATAATCAGTCAAGTTCCATTCATTAAATATGAGAAACAAAATATCAAAACGAAAAGACTTTATTTTCCAGAACGCAATAAAACAATGTCTGCCTTAACTAAGGCAACAGTCATTGTTGAAGCTGGTGAGACCTCTGGAACCCTTGTTCAGGCGAGAGCGGCCTTAAAGCAAAAAAGAAAGTTATTTATCTTACAGAATAACTTTGACAACCCTAGACTCACGTGGCCTAAAAGAATGGAAGAAAAGGGTGCAATTCGTGTAAAAGATTTTAATGATTTATGGGTTCATCTTGAGTATTAA
- a CDS encoding phosphoribosyltransferase has protein sequence MSINAKAQKIDKLIIQDHRYLDRDDECFFFAEYFNKDGVIINQGYGAGDNLISNLKIKKSETKRLKYGHKAKAIKQCADLIVKCFTVDKLKECLFIPIPPSKTKDDPEYDDRINQILISIQEEAKLINSDIKFIDLLSTKLSREQTSSHSGKNLTPKEHIDNWVISPLNEDLNKYEVIIIFDDVITTGSQFKAAKNIVQSLNTSAKIIGLFVARRVLIHKKNQG, from the coding sequence TTGAGTATTAATGCAAAAGCTCAAAAAATTGATAAACTCATCATTCAAGATCACCGCTATTTAGACAGAGATGATGAGTGCTTTTTTTTTGCTGAATATTTTAATAAAGATGGTGTGATAATCAATCAGGGCTATGGCGCTGGCGATAACCTTATCTCCAATTTAAAAATTAAAAAAAGCGAAACTAAAAGACTGAAATATGGGCATAAGGCAAAAGCTATAAAGCAATGTGCCGATCTTATTGTAAAATGCTTTACGGTTGACAAGCTCAAAGAGTGTTTATTTATCCCTATACCTCCCTCTAAGACAAAAGACGATCCTGAGTATGACGATAGAATAAATCAAATATTAATTTCGATACAAGAAGAGGCTAAATTAATTAACAGTGATATTAAATTCATTGATTTATTGTCTACAAAACTAAGTCGGGAGCAAACAAGCTCTCATTCAGGAAAAAATCTGACTCCCAAGGAGCATATAGATAATTGGGTTATTTCGCCATTGAATGAAGATCTCAATAAGTATGAAGTTATAATTATTTTTGATGATGTGATAACGACTGGTTCTCAATTTAAAGCAGCTAAAAATATTGTTCAATCTCTGAATACAAGTGCAAAAATTATAGGTTTATTTGTTGCAAGAAGAGTATTGATTCACAAGAAAAATCAAGGCTGA